The region TCATATTGAACTTAGACGTTGGGCAGATCTGCTAGTAATCGCTCCACTGGATGCCAACACACTTGGTAAAATTGccagtggaatatgtgacaaccTCCTGGTAGGTTGTGTATTTATTACATTGTTGTGGCATTTTGTATGGATTTGCTTTGATACATTAGTATCTAAGTGTGTTAATCCATTTTGTTGATGACAGACGTGTGTGGTGCGGGCCTGGGACTCCAGCCGTCCTCTGCTCTTCTGTCCTGCTATGAACACAGCCATGTGGCAGCACCCTATCACTGCACAGCAAGTGGCCACGCTTAAAAGCTTTGGCTACGTTGAGATACCATGCATTGCCAAAAAACTAGTCTGTGGAGATGAAGGTATCTTCTAAGACAGTGTGTGGGTTTTATGAGGCTATTGCATTGATAAGGGAAAATGGCACAGATAAAAAATTCTAATCGACGTGTGAAATCACTCATGCATTATTCGTCAACTGAAGATCAAACAGATGGAATCTGGCAGGCTTTAATAAGCATGCTCCTTGATCAAAGAAGGACTTAATGAATTAATGTTTCTTGTGTTTTAGCTCGTCTTACATTCCAGTCTTGCTGTCTTCACAGGTAAAGGCGCCATGGCAGAGGTTTCAACTATTGTTGAAACTGTCAAACAATACAGTCCAGAAACATCCTGAATGACCTCGGACTAAACATACCAATGGCAAAGAGACACAACGTTATCTATGGAGCCCCATttcttaataaaaactaaaaaaactatatttccagaataaaaaataataaatggaaaTGTGTGGAATTGTATATCACAcacttctgaatttttttttttaaattgtaagatagaaagtcagaattgttagatataaacttgcagttctaagaaaaaaagtcagaattgtgaataaaaatagcAATTACAAATCTTAAAAGTCAAAATTCAGAGTTTACAATCTGACAAATCttgacttttttcaaaaattgctagttGACATCTTTTTACATCTTAGaaatgtgaaaaacaaattcTAAATTGGGAAGATGCAATTACCCTTTATTTTTTCATGGCAGAACCCAGCTTTCATAGTTATCTGCACAAAGATAATTTAAGGTGTTTATGAtatgtaaaatgtttaatattttagtgTTTTACAATTATACGTATCAATGTtaagaaacaaacacaaaattttCCTGTTATTTATGTTTGTAATGGTTATATTCattatatctatttatttttacatagtaATTTCAAATAAGATACTTAATTATTTTCTATACTGAAAATATTCCTCATAATAAAGTGTCACATATCAGCATAGTTAAATGCACTGTTGTTTAATCTTTGGATCTGCCCTGGTAGCTAATCCTTATTTTGAAACTAATTCTGATAAATGATCAGAGGACTGACACAGTCTGTTGTTACTTAATGGCATCGGATTAATGAGCACAAAAGTCATGTAATGCTAATGGCAAATAAGGAGATAAATAGAATATAATAGTAGAATAATTTACAGGAAAGcatatttaaaacatgtttacttgataatttaactgttttaaatgttaGAAGGCTTCATTTTGACGTGTGAATGCGTGTTCTTTCTGTGACCTTTCACCCAACGGGGGCTTCAGAGGTCGAGTGAGTTCAGAGGCCTCTAACCACAATAGCAGCAAGAGATGTTCATGAAAATAGTCTCAGGTTGTGCTAGAAGATACTAATATGTTTAACACCTCCAAATATCTTGTTTTGTTCAGGTACATATCCTGTTGCAGGTTACCGTTAGAAATGTGTTCCATCTGTTAATCATATGTGGTTAACCACCTTGATTCTCATTTGGCTAAGATATACCAACAGCACAAGCAtagatatatatgtttttttttttagtctgtttttgtttttttgggcaCCCTTCAGCTACCGTAAAGTATCACCATGAAGCATTTTCTGGCAGTTTTCCAGAATCCTCTTCGAACATGATTTGAACCTGTTAATCTATGCTACAAATATGTACAAGATTTAAACAAGAAGAAGTTTAAACAAAGAGGAAAGTTTAATCTGAAGTGAATGTGGGACAATAGATTATGgtggtaagatttaaaaaaaaaatttaatctaggTTTAAGGATATAGTAGCAAAACTGTTtaattctgttttaaatatttcatattattactaaaaatgtagaaatgttactttcctaaaatataaaaaattgggcTACATCATCTGCCCTGACTTTTTAAGTTCCTCTCTGTAACAAAGTAGAAGTGTTAAAGGAGGAATTCTGTTTTGCACTTCCTAAAACTTGAGTCATACTTTTAGATAATTTAGTATTTGTGCACACATTTTTTATAACAAAGAATCACTGTCCCCAGTATCGCTGCTAGTAACATCATGCCAACATTTAATggagttttcagaaaaaaaaaaatgatagtgTCATGGGAACCACACCAGATTATaatcagaaatttattttagtcagtatttgaaacatttgaaattttaaatcaaacaaattaatttgtatatatgGCATATATCCTTAATGGCTCTTGTTTACCTGCTCAGTCTTTTCTCTCATCCCGATcattatttttagtgttttataaatatatttttagtgatttaTAAAAGTCTAGTCAACACACATGCCTGACATTGGAGATAGAAAAAAGGGTGTATCTATGTCCCTGCTGTTTAAAAGGATAGATAACATCCTGCTAATATGTGTATAGGGATAAACAGCTTATGTGAACATTTACAACTGTTTTTAAGAGACACATTGTTCAAAAACATCTTTCTTTTGCCCTTTTAAAATCACTCcagaacatgtgtgtgtgtttcagcttgTGCAATATTTTCATGATTTATGTGCTATTAGATTAATCATTCAATGTTCAAATTTGTAGTTCTGTTTAGATTTTGCGGAACATAGGctatttagtaaaaataaaaaatcaattttgACAGTGTACACCTTAACATATCCCACCATTTGGGaaatcacaattatttttttattttcaacagATGGTTTGAAGTCAAAATATAGAAATCAACTTGCTAAACGTGCTAAATCATGTCATATGAAAGATTCAGTAGCTGTTGGGTCAGTCAAACAGCCATCATGGGAGATGATGCATACACTGGCACATTAAATTTGAACATTTAATCAAGAGACTTGTTCATCCTTATTTGTTTAGCAAAGCAGCTGAGGTGTTGTCATCAGAGGAAGTCAGTGCTGTTTTACACACAGTCCCCAGTCTGATGTGGTGTCCTCTTGTCATTGGCTGCCAAGCCAGACTTTAAAAACAGGCTCTCCGGCAGGAGGGGAAACGTTTATCGAGCAGGTGCTGGAAGAGTGAAATCAACTGAGTGTAATGTGGAGGAGGCTCCTATCTCTTGGCATGCTAAATGAGAGTGAAATATTCTTATACACATGTGGGCTGTAGACGACTCCGATCAGTGCTGGTCAAGGCCAGTTCACTGAAATGCATTTTGTGGAGGAGTGACAGGAAACTACATGGGAAATATATTGCGAAAGATCAAGAACTaaaatattgcacaattctgGTGCAATTACTTCCACCGCTTTTGAAGACTTAAAGCAACAACAAAATAgttttatagtaatataattagcCGTTTTTGTCCATGCCTGTACCTTGTGTTTTATCATCATAGAAAATCGGATTTATGATTTTAAACTGCACACACAAAggactcacatgcacacacacgtggCTCAGGTGTACCCCAACAGATTGCTTGATGTTGGAGGTGTCACAAAGGTTGAGTAAACACTTGTCACATTTCCTGCTTGTAGTCCTTTGGGGATGCTGACAGGCCCTTGGTGCTTCTTCCCCAGGTAGCTGAAAGGTAATACAGACATGGCTGATGTAACTCTACAGCTGCGTGAACTCATGGCTCCTGACTGTAGCTCCTGAGCTGGCACGGTTTCATCACTCATACTAAACATATCACACGGTTAAAGTAAACACATGCAAACTAGCACGACTGCTGCTGCTAAAAAGGTACAGCTGTGAACCAACAGCAGGAAACATTTTAGGGTTTATGTGTTAGGTATCGTAAACTAAAAAGTAACCATTTTTAACTAGGTTCATGTTATTTATAAGTGTACCATTTATAATGCATTCAATTAACTCAACACACTTTACTCATGTGAATTTATTCATAACTTGATGTTAAAACTGTATTACTATATAAAGAAACTAACTattgtttacccaaaaatttaaattcacttCCTCAAGCCACAGAAGATAAGTTATATAAGTTTGTTTCAGATAATCTATCGGTGAGCGTGGTGATTTAATGttcaatttctccaaatatgaagaagaaacaaacccatTAATTTCTTAGATGGCttgagggtaagtacattttcagcatattttcattttggggtgagctattcctttaagatgTGCTTAGAGAGAAGCAACCATTGAACTTTGCTATCTCCTAACTATcgctattttttgttgttttcttcctTATCTAGGGATGGTAATTTCCAAGATATTTCTTAACTGCAAAACATATTCCAGCTTATATTTCagtgaaataaaaatatgattgaGGCATCAAACATTACAACCTCATACAAGGGTCACATGAAGAACATCAGGGTTATTGTGCATGCTTTTTtgagaattaaaaaacaaaactcatCTCACCCCACCCCCCTCACCAGAACTGGTTTAATTTGTCACAACCATCACATTAACTGGAAGCACTCATGCTTTGGCTTCCTTTTTCCTTTATCTACCATAGTTATTACACAACCTTTGTTCTCTCTCTGAATATTGTTCCCTTCCTGAACTGTTTGGACTGTTTAAATGAAATGGCAAACTAAATACTTGAAAATACAATCAAAATACTTTAAAACAATGAGAACACAAAACTTCATAGTATAGGTGTGAGAAAACCTAGCTAATAGAAAATATTCTCAGAAATTTGGCTAAAGCTGTTTTTCCGATAATGTTGTCTTCAATGTTAGAAATAATGTTCATTCCAAACTTATCTGGTCTTTAATCAGTGATGTAGTTAGACATTTGTCTGatgtttttcaaatttttaaatgAGATCATTTAAAACGATAAAATGCAACTTTCCCATAATGTTTGTATATAATGGAGAAAAATGATGTTGTGgacattcagaaataacatttttgacaaaacattctcagaacatatttttgttagctgggaacTGACTTGGATAATCTAGCAGGATTGATTTCATCTTCACTTATAGGCTTTTATATAAAGAACTCCTGGTGCCATCTGTTGATCAGCATTAATGCATAACACCATGGAAACTGGAAGCACAAGGCATTGTAGGAAATCCTGTAGAGACTCTACTTCTGAGGAAAGGCCATCCCTTGGGGAACAGGGGGTCTTACAGAAGAAATCAACTTGTCTAGGCTATAGACGGGGTTTCGGAAGGCAAAAGATTAGACACAGTTGACAGATCTACTGTATCGTTTATGGGGTATTCTTCTTATATAATATTGTAAGTCCACTATTTACTCGATTAAATGTGTGTGACTCTCAATCAGTCTTTCTTACTTTATTTTACAGGCATCTTGTCTTTGTTGTCTTAAAAGTTAAAGTCTAATTTTGGCATCTGGGACttcttgactttttttctcaacatgttttttttttaaataataatgtaaataaaaaaatacacctacTTCATAGTAGtgatgaaaaatattttgtgtgcatGAATCTGATTCCCTCCAGATATGAATCATACATACTCCAGCTATTATGATAtaaacatacaatatatattcaGATAATAAATGACCTAGTTCTGGCCTCCTATACCAATTATGGCCAGCCATT is a window of Carassius carassius chromosome 23, fCarCar2.1, whole genome shotgun sequence DNA encoding:
- the LOC132101951 gene encoding phosphopantothenoylcysteine decarboxylase-like, which gives rise to MQRSSESDHIQLDLQTNSRKRNVLVGLTGSVAALKAPLLVTQLLEIPGVDVRVVTTDHATHFYDISEVPVRVYTDKDEWEMWTKRSDPVLHIELRRWADLLVIAPLDANTLGKIASGICDNLLTCVVRAWDSSRPLLFCPAMNTAMWQHPITAQQVATLKSFGYVEIPCIAKKLVCGDEGKGAMAEVSTIVETVKQYSPETS